Genomic window (Ictalurus punctatus breed USDA103 chromosome 16, Coco_2.0, whole genome shotgun sequence):
tctttgtttaatatttaccTGTCTTTAAGCATTGAAAACTGCAGAATGGAATATACtacaaataaatgcaaacaaaacatttttgcattattttaaattttttggcCAAACAAGATTTCAGGTTTCAAAATATAGTGAGGATGTCGATGTAGGCCTTTTTTCATTCACTGGAAAAACACATTTTcggtttctgtctttctgtgtgtgtgtgtgtgtgtgtgtgtgtgtgtgtgtgtgtgtgtgtgtgtgtgtgtgtgtgtgtgtgtgtgtgtgtgtgtgtgcgtgtgtctttTCACCTGCATGATCGTTGAAGCtgctttattttttcacacagcACTTCAACAGGAAACCAAAATGAAACTAGGAAGAGCAGTGCTTCAAAGAAAACCTCATCATCAAATCCAACATGAAGActcaagttttaaaaatgtctcttaaaaaaaaaaaatcaataataaatatgtaaatacctTACTGTACACTGTATTCCTTTCTTAGAGATGAAAattctatatttttaaaaatgatcatttaaaaatgaataattaagtAATTCATTCAGTGCattacacatatacatttaaaatattatttacatattcaagGTTTCACAGTGTAAATCATTGATGCCGTTTGTGTGAGGAACAAGGATGTGTGCAGATGCAGATAGACTTGTTCCTGTCTCTTCAGTGGTATAGTCTACAGCCACTTCCTGTGCAATgtgtcatttcttttctttctccaaatcTAACTGTTGTCTCGCAGTCATGGCTTCTGTCATGACAAATAAAGCTACCAGCCTTCTGATTTTTATAAGCATTCTTCAAGGTAAGCATGACTTGATTTATTCACAAGCCTAATACATTCATATTGAAAGACATTTAGAAACCTCTGGAGTGTTGTATAAGACACAGCTGTGAAATTCAATCAAATAtgctttaacatttaaaaaatctccaagaCATATGTATAACAACCTGTACATCGCTGATTAATGTTATGTCAACTAATCAACAGGAACTCAGAGTGTCTTCATAGAACACAAAACAGAGGTAAATGCGACAGTTGGACAGAACATCAGTCTGCCGTGCATCATGTCCAAGGAGCATCCAACAATCATCCAGTTACAATGGCACAAAGAGGGAGAAAAGGAAGAGCAAAAATTAGTGGTGTTTAATCCTTCCTATTCTGTTCTTTACTATGCGAATCATAAATTGGAGCTGGTGAACGAAACGAACACCACTGAGTTGCGAGGCTCCATCTTGCTTTTGCAGGAGGTTACAGAGAAGGATAGTGGAAACTATGTTTGCGATATCGCCTCATTTCCTGCTGGCAGCATCAAAACAGTCACAAAAGTCCAAGTTAAAGGTAAATTCTTAATGGAATTAATTAGGGGTGGAAAAagtacaatgctgtgaaaaagtatttgccttcATCCTGTTTTcttctcatactaaattgtttcagaaattaaaactaaatctaagataaaacaaagccaAGGTGAGACAGGGTCTGATAGGGTctggggaaaaagtatttgctcctatcctgatttcttctgtttttgtgtatatcgcatactaaattgtttcagaaatcaaaacaaaattgaagataaaacaaaggcaacttgagtaaacacaaaatgcagtttttaaatgataatgtcatttattgaatcaaaaaagttatccaataccaactgggcctgtgtgaaaaagtGTTTGCTCCATAATTTCACAAATCTATGaagctgcattcataatgggattTAACTcaactagacacaaccaggcctgattactgaaaccctgttcagtcaaatcaacacttagATAGATCTTTTTGAGAgcaggaagttggttaaaagatcttacccagaaacacactatgccaaaatttaaagaaattccagaaattatgaagaagaagattattgaaatacatcagtctgggaagggttacaaagctatttcaaaggctctgggactccagaggaccacagtgagagccattatctccgaATGGAAAAAACTCAGCACTGTACTGAACCTTCCCAGacgtggccaaccttccaaattTCCTTCAAGAGCACAGTAACTACTCATCCagaaagtcacaaaagagccaaggacaacatcaaaggacctacagtcctctcttgcatcaataaaggtcaccgTACATgattccactatcagaaagacactggactCTGCTAAccaagaagaacattaaggctcgtcttaATTTTGCCAAAATATACCTTGACggtcctcaaaccttttgggagaatgttctgtggattgatgagtcgaaagtggaactctTTGGAagacatctggcataaaccataacacagaattccacaaaaagaacatcatacctacagtcaagcatggtggtggcagtgtgatggtgttgggatgctttgctgcttcagggcctgagcaacttgcaataattgagggaaacatgaattctgctctctaccagaaatcctataggagaatgtccggtcttcagtccgtaaattgaaactcaagccgAACtatattatgcagcaagacaatgatccaaagcataggagtaagtcctagtcctagaagtaagtgaaagactgatctccagttatcggagacgtttggttgcagttattgctgctaaaggtggcacaaccagattttaagtttaagggggcaattagttcttcacatgggtgataggtgttggataactttttttgcttcaataaaataataataataataataataataataataataataataataataataataataaacaactgtattgtgtttatgcaggttgcctttgttttatgttgtatttcatttgaagatctaaaactatttaatatgagatattcacaaaaacataagaaatcaggatactttttcacagcattgtatgtAAGATTCACATTACCATAACTGtacaacaaaatatattttcacagtaTATGCTTATAACTTTCTATTAAGAATGTACACTATCAAATATACAAGTATAGCTTAATGATAATGGTATACCTATTCCAGATTTCTTTGTCATGATATACAACCATACAGGTATATAATTACTGTATATCTTTAGACTCACTCAGAaatattttccttctttttcatttacacATAGCAAGCTTTAGTAGTAATAGAGATACAAAgttggaaaataataatttatttgctGATACATTACGATTGAATGTTTTCATCTGAACACAAATGAATATTTGTGTCCTAGTGCCAGAGGTTTCAATGAAGATCACGTCCCCCGAGAGGACTGTAATAGAAGGGGACACAGTGAGCATCACATGTGTCAGTGATCCTCCACCTGACAAGTACATGTTATTATCCTCACGGGTGAGTCAAAAACATACAGCAGTGAGGTTTTCCACTGTGTGCTCAGTCACAAGCCACTCATCTTCTTCTGCATGACATCACTTTGTCCCTCATTACCATTTCATCATTTTGATTTGCTCCTCCCTACAGAGTCAATCAATTATGGAAAGTCAGGACGGAAAATTCACAATTCAGTACATTACTCGGCACATCAGTGACCTGATATGTCAGCCCACCTGGAACTCATCAAACCAACGCTTACAAAGCCTCAACGCAACTATGTACCTGACTGTAGACTGTGAGTCTTCAACTTTATCAAtaacatacattttttataCTTCACATGCATTGTGAATTAAGATAGATGAAAGTGAACATATTATTCAAAAACATGATTCTTGCTCTGCCAAACAGTTCTTGACAATATAGAGTGTAATTCCGAGAACCAGATACAAGTTGAGACTGGGACAAATCTGACAATTACCTGTGACGCGATGTCTTCCAAGTCCTTGCATTTTGTCTGGATGAAGGTAATTCACAATCTGAACTAAATATCAGAAAGACAAAcctgtaataaaaatgtagatTTATGTTATCACTACCCAAGATTATTTAGACTCTGTTTGGCAGGGCTGAAAAGTATTATTCTGACAAACGTCTAATATATTTGCGtatttttacaattaaaaacaTGTCCTCTTACTTAATTGTATTTCCAAGATTTATTTGATTACTTCTTatacttttattaatttagACCTTCAAAGTATTCATTACAAATCATGAAGGTCTCTACTTCTCTCATCCAGCCAATGATTTTAGGCTAACTATAAGTCAAAGGGTTAGTTTAACATCCAATCATTTCATTCaagtgtagaaaaaaaatatcaagatTTGTGCcaattcatcatcatcagtgaCCTTCTCATGCTACACAAGCTATTTAATTGTGTCTTTGTACATCTGAAGCTGGATAAGCCACTGCACTTGAGGATTAGCACCCCTGGCCCTACCAcactaaaaatgttttaatatgttCAAGTAAcatttcctcttcttttcttttctttctttttatttatttattttttttaccttttaaactttttttttaaatacttgagtatatttaaaagtagcaacatttgtttttacttgAGTAATTTTTTGCTTGGGATACCGCCacttttacttgagtaagaTATTGACACATTGTTGTATCTATACATTCATTTAAgtataatgattatatatatagagaaagagaaatatatatattttagttcCTGTTTCTGGATCTCCATATCTTACTTGCACTCATGCCTGTGAACACATACCATTCTCCCTGACaatgccatatatatatatgcctaaTACATAggcatacatatacataaatacatacatgccTATGATGTTTCCCTTTTCCTACAGGACAACATTACAGTGTCCTCCAATGCCAGTATAAACCTGTGGTCAGTGAGTCCTGAGCACAATGGGCTTTACACTCTGATTGTTCACAATGCAAATCATAGTCGTCTACACAGACAGAAGGATTTTACAGTTACTGTGctgaacagcacacacacaggtgagtgTGTCAAAATGACTGCATAAATCTGTGATGAGGTAAAGCACTCTGATAAGGCTGCATGTCTAAATGGTTGATGTTTGCTGAGTTTGCTGCCTTCGTTTAGCTCACTTCCTGTCATGGCTAGGTGGTCTGCTGTGTTCTTAGTCTTCAACGCACCACAGCTCAAAATGTGGTTTCCTTTAAGGACAAAATGGACAGTGTATTACAGATATGGTATAACGAAGTGAAAATATCTGTGTTTAACTGACATCTTTGTAAGCTTGTTCAGGAAATTGGAGGATGaccaaaataattaaaaatgttttagataATTTATCTCAGTCTCTAATTTGAATGTCAAAAAGAAACATTACTATTTGCATACAGTTAAAGTAATGTGATTGGTTTTAATTAGGGACAGCCTTTgaataaactctctctctctctctcacacacacacacacacacacacacacacacacacacacacacacacacatgcactcacgcatgcacatatatatttttttcatgttttttttcatggCTTTTCATGGGTTTTTTCATGGCTGttgattttaaatttatattgatttttcatttgtgtagatttccatttttaatattGTTCCCCCTATGTCATGtggttctttttgttttaaacagtgGTCAATAACACCCTTTGTGTTTAACACACAATATGTATCTACTGTATGTCTGTCCATCTAAAGAACATCTGATCAGCACCATGATTATGgaaacaacaccacagacaACTATGACAACAGCACACATCAGCACAACTATAACAGCACAAAGCAGCACAACTATGACAACAGCACAAAACAGCACAACTATAACAACACCCCAACCTAACGTTACAATGCCGACATCACAACCACACCATACCACTGACGCCACATCTACTGAGGAAGTTATGAATATCAGCACCTCAGCTCCATCTACTGGAAACATCACCATGGTGAATGTAAACATCACAACACCACACACGGTTGTACAGAGCTCAGCcacaaccttcacacacacctcaagtGAGGGTAGGACACTGTCTGAGATTTGCTGTACATCCAGCCCAGGATCTACCAGCAGAGAAATCACCTCTGTACACCCAGATACCAGTACAATCATCCTTACATCGGCTTCCATAAACAACGCCACTGTGAGAACAAGCAATGTCTTAACAACTATAATTACAAGAAAAGGTAGGGTGATGCAAGAAATCTATCCTATTTATTACATGGTTTAGTTTAACACTATGTGCTCTACTTTAATATTTAGATATTAATTTAGTTATAGACAATGTCAAACCAAGCACTACACTGTATATTGCAGTAAATGCCTAAAGTTAGTTCTGCTAaccaaaaatgtgatttttttttttgcaagtcaATACTTCAGACATTTATCACTTTGTCCAAGTAGAAAAGAACACCTAAAATGAAGCCTCCCAGTTTTGAAATCCTGTGAAATGCTAACAATATCATGTCAAACAGCTTAGTAACTACATAAAAGGATGTCATCAAATGCATGATCACAGGGTATGAAGAAAGAGATCAGAACTCTTATCCTTTATTTACCTCATTATCTCTTTGTTGCAGATGTAAGTACCACTAAGTCACATGGGGTGTTTGTTATCATCCCTGTTTTCCTCATGTTGGTTGTGATTGGGTTTCTTTACCGGCAGTACCTGATTCAGAAAAGGTGAGCAACATGTTAGAATGTCCATGTGTCATGTCTGTCACCTTTCTGTCTGCtaacctctttttttctctttgtgtttCTTTCTCAGGCTGGATATGCCACCCCCATTCAAgcctcctcctccaccagtGAAGTACACATCAGCAAGAAATCATGATATACCTGTTACTGACATTTTAGTATGATGATTTCATGCATAAAAACAGAGCCTTTTATACTAAccatgtgtttttttatgtGGAGATTTCCACTGTGCACCTTAagtttttgatttattttgatattCTGTGTTTGCcggtaatataaataaatacattaaagcTATTCCTTATTTTGTAAGCAGGAACCATATTCCACACCCTTTCACCACCTGTCTTGGTTTTAACATCTTCCCCTGAAATATGTGAAAGGTCAAAGAGCATGAACAAGGAAACAGTATGGCAAAAAGTAGCATGAACATTTTTAccttatatataataataaaaaaagaccaaTAAAAAGACCAAAACCCATAGTTTGTTTATACCTGATAACTAACAGGTTTATACAATGCAAACTAAGACCTTCATGGCATAAATCATATATTGCAGTAGCTGCTTTACATATCCGATGATATAATGTGatacaaaaaattttaatctaAATAAATTACAGTTTATTTCCAGGGATGTCCCTTGATATGCCTGATTTTTCTATGAGGCTGAAATAACAAGGCCAAAAATCATATCACATTTCTAGATAAATTGTTAAAGGTTTAGCATCAAATTCATAAGAAGTGGGttatagtccatccatccatcttctaccgcttactccttttcagggtcacggggaacctggagcctatcccaggagcatcaggcacaaggcagggtacaccctggacagggtgccaatccatcgcaggacacaatcacatacacactcacacaagtgGGTTATAGTGTGAAAGTTATTTCAATTTGTGAGCAGATACTGTGGCAAGTTAGACTCTTTACCTTTGAATGCTTTTGAATGTAATTTGATACTTTAAAAGCAAAAGTCCTAATTTGAATTGTTCTTTCCTATTCTATGTATTCTATATACTTGTTCTGTGAGTTTCCTGAATGGTATTATGAAAGTAATTTTCAGGTGCCAGATGCACTACTCATGGCAATTGTTTTGGATTACTGAGAATATCAGACACTACAAATCTGCTAGAAATTCCATATGAAAAAATTCAACACTTCAAATTGCTATTATTTGATATATCACtcctgcttttattttatggtAACTTATAGGCCTACTGTATATGAACTAGTGGTACAATTTACCATaaaattttgatttttttttttttttttttttttaaataatcagcaTCAGCTGATAAATCTTCCCCTTCGGCTGATATTTGACAAGTCAGACTTTTGACACCATATTATGGAAGTATTTTGCGGACAATATTCAAAAGCATTAACACATAAATTGTgacataattcaaatgaaaatgcaaatcgtGTATTAccgtttgcattttcatttacacgaACGTACAGTGTCTGCCAAAtctccccccaaaaaatgtAGCAATAAAaactacttttttgttttttgtttttttacagcattttgCCCAGGTCATGCAATTTTTAGACGGTCCCGTAATGGCTTTATTACTATAAAGCACTGGTGAGCTGTGTTTCTGAGAGGTTAGCTTCAGCGGGATTTAACGggagaaaaatgtaaaatatattcaaTTGTACTTGGTTCTCGTTCCACTCCAGagtaagacaatacacattttgtcctatctgtgtgtttattatttgagaaatagaagagaaagtgagagtgaaACCTCGGTGACTGTAAGCcagtagtgatgtgtcgttcatgaatgaTTCGTTCATTTCGAACAACGTGTCGTCTTACAGTGTGATTCGTTTccgtacagacagacagacagagagagagagagagagagagagagagagagagagagagagaatttaattatattttgctgaaatgaacgaaatgactcgaaaaaagattcgttcatttgctgaacgagattcaaagatccgtcaataaaatgatccgaacttccgaTCACTACAAGCCAGTCTAAAATGCGGTCCACAGTGAGTGACGTCACCTCCAATTACAAACACTCCCCATAGTATACTCCCACCCCCGACAATGATT
Coding sequences:
- the si:ch1073-15f19.2 gene encoding poliovirus receptor, giving the protein MCHFFSFSKSNCCLAVMASVMTNKATSLLIFISILQGTQSVFIEHKTEVNATVGQNISLPCIMSKEHPTIIQLQWHKEGEKEEQKLVVFNPSYSVLYYANHKLELVNETNTTELRGSILLLQEVTEKDSGNYVCDIASFPAGSIKTVTKVQVKVPEVSMKITSPERTVIEGDTVSITCVSDPPPDKYMLLSSRSQSIMESQDGKFTIQYITRHISDLICQPTWNSSNQRLQSLNATMYLTVDFLDNIECNSENQIQVETGTNLTITCDAMSSKSLHFVWMKDNITVSSNASINLWSVSPEHNGLYTLIVHNANHSRLHRQKDFTVTVLNSTHTEHLISTMIMETTPQTTMTTAHISTTITAQSSTTMTTAQNSTTITTPQPNVTMPTSQPHHTTDATSTEEVMNISTSAPSTGNITMVNVNITTPHTVVQSSATTFTHTSSEGRTLSEICCTSSPGSTSREITSVHPDTSTIILTSASINNATVRTSNVLTTIITRKDVSTTKSHGVFVIIPVFLMLVVIGFLYRQYLIQKRLDMPPPFKPPPPPVKYTSARNHDIPVTDILV